Proteins encoded together in one Leptospira meyeri window:
- a CDS encoding EboA domain-containing protein, which produces MNAITTIELTQFLFEMTTKSEREWLEDKTKTNVLDLMTAFVAAPRFLSKKNISYDDKVKENLIPHLPGFQVDGWSLVRLARVWLLLQIPKDPKEECIKNIETLFDTAELNELVALYSALPLLPYPWEWLSRATDAVRSNMGVVFDAISLLNPYPELYFPESAWNQLVLKTIFNGKPIHWIYGLDRRKNKELAIAISDFIDERFAAGRKIPPQILRLLSPFSTEEHSSILIRMFASDESGEKLAAALVCFESKEPKLRSLLLKNPELELSIQNGELDWSKLESIP; this is translated from the coding sequence ATGAATGCAATCACTACAATAGAATTGACTCAATTCCTTTTTGAAATGACAACAAAGTCGGAGCGTGAGTGGTTAGAAGACAAAACAAAAACGAATGTTTTGGATTTGATGACTGCATTTGTTGCAGCACCGCGGTTTCTGTCAAAAAAAAATATTTCTTATGATGATAAAGTAAAAGAAAATTTAATTCCTCATTTACCTGGTTTTCAAGTGGATGGGTGGAGTCTTGTTCGTTTAGCGAGAGTTTGGTTGCTTTTGCAAATACCTAAAGATCCAAAAGAAGAATGTATAAAAAATATTGAAACACTTTTTGATACAGCAGAATTAAATGAATTGGTAGCTTTATATTCCGCCTTGCCACTCCTTCCTTACCCCTGGGAATGGCTTTCACGAGCGACAGATGCTGTTCGCTCAAATATGGGTGTTGTATTCGATGCTATATCCCTTTTAAATCCTTATCCCGAATTATATTTTCCAGAATCTGCTTGGAACCAACTTGTATTAAAAACAATTTTTAACGGTAAACCAATCCATTGGATTTATGGTTTAGATCGACGTAAAAATAAAGAATTGGCGATTGCAATTTCTGACTTTATCGACGAACGATTTGCTGCCGGCAGAAAAATCCCTCCACAAATTTTGCGTCTTCTCTCACCGTTTTCAACAGAGGAACATTCCTCTATTCTCATTCGTATGTTTGCATCTGATGAAAGTGGTGAAAAACTAGCGGCAGCTCTTGTATGTTTTGAATCCAAAGAACCAAAACTTCGCTCTTTATTGTTAAAAAATCCAGAATTAGAATTATCAATACAAAATGGAGAGTTGGATTGGTCTAAACTAGAGTCCATCCCTTAA
- a CDS encoding TatD family hydrolase encodes MCQNPNESKKNPSHFESIEHFEDTPTHRDLLWENYESLIQGMRFFDPHIHMVSRTTDDYQMMSKAGIVAIIEPAFWVGQPRTGLSSFKDYYSSLVGWERFRSSQFGIKHYCTMGLNSREANNERLAEEVMEILPLFAFKEGVVGIGEIGFDDQTVLEEKYYRLQLELAKKAKLPVQIHTPHRDKKRGTERSMSIATEHGLDPSWVVVDHNNEETVKSVLDQGFWAAFTIYPFTKMGNERMVSIVEKYGPERIMINSSADWGISDPLAIPKTAALMMQRGIPKEVIRMVTYQNAIDAFAKSGQIDVSDFDLEFLPDPNAKFHGNSVLRGGQQPVINKNSLLIQ; translated from the coding sequence ATGTGTCAAAATCCAAACGAATCAAAGAAAAATCCTTCTCATTTTGAATCTATAGAACATTTCGAAGATACTCCAACCCATCGTGATTTGTTATGGGAAAATTATGAGAGCCTAATCCAAGGGATGCGCTTCTTCGATCCTCATATCCATATGGTATCTCGGACAACGGATGACTACCAAATGATGTCTAAGGCTGGGATTGTTGCAATCATTGAGCCTGCATTTTGGGTGGGCCAACCAAGGACTGGACTTTCTAGTTTTAAAGATTATTATAGTAGTCTTGTCGGTTGGGAAAGATTTCGATCCTCTCAATTTGGAATCAAACACTATTGTACGATGGGGTTAAATTCCCGAGAAGCAAATAACGAACGTCTTGCGGAAGAGGTGATGGAGATTTTACCTTTGTTTGCTTTTAAAGAAGGTGTTGTTGGAATTGGAGAGATTGGTTTTGATGATCAAACCGTTTTAGAAGAAAAGTATTATCGGCTCCAATTGGAACTTGCAAAAAAAGCAAAGTTACCTGTACAAATTCATACCCCTCATCGAGATAAAAAAAGAGGAACAGAAAGAAGTATGTCGATTGCCACCGAACATGGTTTGGATCCTTCCTGGGTTGTGGTAGATCATAACAATGAAGAAACCGTTAAGTCAGTGTTAGATCAAGGGTTTTGGGCAGCCTTTACCATATATCCATTTACTAAAATGGGAAATGAAAGAATGGTTTCTATCGTTGAAAAATATGGACCGGAAAGGATAATGATTAATTCAAGTGCCGATTGGGGAATTTCAGATCCACTTGCGATTCCAAAAACTGCTGCACTTATGATGCAAAGAGGAATTCCAAAAGAAGTAATTCGAATGGTTACCTACCAAAATGCCATTGATGCTTTTGCAAAAAGTGGACAGATTGATGTTAGTGATTTTGATTTAGAATTTTTGCCTGATCCCAATGCCAAATTTCATGGCAACTCTGTCCTTCGGGGTGGCCAACAACCGGTAATCAATAAAAACTCTTTGTTAATACAATAG
- a CDS encoding DUF1415 domain-containing protein produces the protein MDKNLEKQQKDLETADEILFKTKEWIRKAVIGLNLCPFAKPSFQSNTIRYTISHSQNNKELLADLKSELKTIVSSDPHVIETTLLIHPYVLDDFLDQNDFLDETDRLLRQLDLEGTIQIANFHPQFQFADKQVDDITNFVGKSPYPILHLLREDSISRIVDTHPNIDSIFENNRKTMKTLGHEGWHQLK, from the coding sequence ATGGATAAAAATTTGGAGAAACAACAAAAGGATTTAGAAACTGCAGATGAAATCTTATTCAAAACAAAAGAATGGATTCGAAAAGCTGTGATAGGGCTCAACCTTTGTCCTTTTGCAAAACCCAGCTTTCAATCTAATACAATTCGTTATACGATCAGCCACTCCCAAAATAACAAAGAACTTTTAGCAGATCTAAAATCAGAATTAAAAACCATTGTTTCGAGCGATCCTCATGTGATTGAAACCACCCTACTCATCCATCCCTACGTTTTAGATGATTTCCTTGATCAAAATGATTTTTTAGACGAGACGGACCGTCTCCTTCGCCAATTGGATTTGGAAGGGACCATACAAATTGCAAACTTCCATCCTCAATTTCAGTTTGCTGATAAACAGGTAGACGACATAACTAATTTTGTTGGAAAATCTCCTTATCCTATATTACATCTGTTACGTGAAGATTCCATCAGTCGAATCGTTGACACACATCCAAATATTGACAGTATTTTTGAAAATAATCGAAAAACGATGAAAACTTTAGGCCATGAAGGATGGCATCAACTCAAATGA